CGCCAAGTTTCTGCAATGGCAGATAATTTAATCACAGAATGTAAAAAAGCAGGTTTTGAAACCTTTGGCGAAGAAGGTAAAAATACTGCAGATTGGATTGTGGTGGATCTTGGTCAAGCTATCGTACATATCATGCAACGTGACGCCCGTGAAATGTAT
The Haemophilus influenzae DNA segment above includes these coding regions:
- the rsfS gene encoding ribosome silencing factor, coding for MALVEFLMETLEGLKGTDIVHFDVRGKSSITDNMIICTGTSSRQVSAMADNLITECKKAGFETFGEEGKNTADWIVVDLGQAIVHIMQRDAREMYQLEKLWA